CTCATGCGCGATGCCCGCCGCCAGCGCCCCCATCGCGACGAGCCTGTCGTTCTGGATGTTCTGCTGCTCCAGCCGCCGCTTCTCGGTGAGATCATCCCCGACGATGAGCAGCCGCCGCGCCGTTCCCGACACCTGGAGCGAAGCGGCGATGCCGAGCGTCACACGCTCCCCCCCGGCCGAGCGCAGCCCCTGCTCCTCCAGCCGCACCGTGCCGCGCACGCGCAGATCCTTCAGCATGCGCCGCAGGGGCCCGCGCTCGTCCTCGGGCGCGAGCGCCTCGAAGGACGTGCCGAGCAGCTGCTCGCGGGAGATGCCCAGCAGCCGCTCCGCCACCGGATTGACCTCCAACACACTCCCGGCCGCGTCGAGCACGAAGACCACCTCGCGGGAGTGCTCCATCAGATGGAGGGTGCGCTCGTGGGCCTCGCGGACCTGCTCCTCCAGGTGGGCGGCGTGCCGCTCGATGAGTCCCTTGGTCTCCTGCAGCGTGGCCTCCTGGCGCCGGCGCTCGCTGATGTCCACGTAGATGCCGACCAGCCCCTTCACCGTCCCTTCCGAGTCCTTCAGGGGCACCTTGCTCGTCAGCACCCAGGACGCCTCGCCATCGGCACGATGGAGGGGCTCCTCGAAGGCGAGCCGGGAGACACCGGACTCCAGCACCTCGCGATCATCCCGGCGGTAGACGTCGGCATGCGGGCCCGCTCCGGGCAGATCCAGGTCCGTCCTGCCGATGATCTCCAGCGGAGAGGACACCCCCATGTCGCGGGCGAACTGCTGGTTGCAGCCCAGGAAGACGCTGTTGCGATCCTTCCAGAACACCGAGTGGGGAATGTGGGCGAGGATGCTGGTGAGCAGCTCCTGTTGATCCAACAGCTGGCGCTCGATGCGCTGGCGCTCGCGCATCTCCGCCTGGAGGAACGCGTTGAGCGAGCGCATGCGCTCCTGGGCCTGCTCCAGCTCGGTGTTGCGCTCCTGGAGCCGCCGCACCTGGGTGCGCGCGCGCAGCAGCAGCTCGAGCTGACGCTTGAGCCCGCTCAGGCCGCGGCGCTGGGACTCACTCCACCCGCGAGGACGCCGGTCCAGTACGCAGAGCATCCCGATGAAGGCGCCGTCCTCCGTCTGGAGGGGGACCCCCGCGTAGAAGCGGATGAACGACTCTCCCTGGACGAGCGGGTGGGTGGAGAAACGCTCGTCGGCGAGGACATCCTCGACGAGGAAGACGCCCTCGCGCTGGAGGGCCTGGGTGCAGAAGGAGGTGACACGCTCCGTCTCGCTCGGCCCATGCAGCCCCACGCTGGCCCGGAACCACTGCCGGTTCGGCTCCACCAGGCTGATGAGCGCGATGGGCGTGCCGCACGACACCGCGGCGAGCCGCACCAGTTCGTCGTAGTCGGGTTCCGGCGGCGTATCGAGGAGGAGGGAGCGATCGAGTGCCTGCGGGCGCCGCGCTTCGTCTCTCTTCAAGGCTGGAGCTGAGGTGTGCATAGAGCGGGTCTCGAACAGTCGCGGCTCAGGAGTAGTCCCTGGCGTGAACAGTCCGCCACATTTCAAAGACACGCGTACGCGCCATGTAGGTCTCGGCACCCAAAGCGCGCAGCGGTCCTGGACAACCCGCAACCGCATCGCAACACGGATTGCCCACTATCTTTCACTTCGAGGGAAGTCGGGCCCTCGCTGCGAGTGGGTGACGAAGGTGGGCCGCCCAGGTGTTCGAGCGTGGGAAGTGGCATGATCTCCTCCGCGGCCCACCCGCCCATCACCTATGAGAGTCCCACCCGGAGATCCCCTCCATCGCGGACCCGAGGAAGCCCTCGGCCCCTTCCGGTTGCCCCAGCGCCTCTACGGACGCGAGGCGCACGTCGCCGCGTTGCTGCGAGGCTTCGAGCGGGTCACCCGGGAATGCCAGTCGGAGCTCATCCTGGTCCGCGGCTACTCCGGCATCGGCAAGTCGTCGGTGGTGCACGCGCTGCAGGAGCCCGTGCTGCGGCGGCAGGGGTTCTTCCTGAGCGGGAAGTCCGAGCAGTTCCAGGGGGACATCCCCTACGCCACCCTGGCGCAGGCCCTGGGCGGCCTGACGCAACAGCTCCTGGCGGGTCCGGACGAGCAGCTCGCCCGGTGGCGTGAGCGGCTGCGCGAGGCCTGGGGCGAGCAGGGCCAGGTCCTCGTGGACGTGGTGCCCCAATTGGAGCGCGTGGTGGGCCGGCAGCCCGCGGTCCCGGAGTTGCCACCCGGAGACGCGCTGTATCGCTTCCACCGGCTGTTCCAGAAGTTCCTCGGCGTGTTCGCCACACCCGAGCACCCGCTCGTCGTGTTCCTGGATGACCTGCAGTGGGCGGATCTGGCCAGCCTCCGGCTCCTCCAGCACCTGCTCACCCATCCGGAGACACCGCCGCTGCTGCTGCTGGGCGTCTACCGCGACAACGAGGTGGGCCCCACCCACCCGCTGTCACTGATGCTGACGGAGCTGCGCAGGGCGAAGGTGCGGATGACGGACATCTGGCTCGAGCCGCTGAGCCCGGAGCACATCCAGCAGCTCATCGCGGATTCGCTCCCGGGAGCGGGCGAGAGCACGGTGGGGCCGCTGTCGGCCGTGGCCCACGAGAAGACGGGCGGCAACCCCTTCTTCCTCACCCAGTTCATGTTGACGTTGCATCGTGATGGCCTGTTGACCCGGACCGCCGAGGGCGGGTGGCGGTGGGATGCCGCGGGTGTCCGGGCCCAGGACTACTCCGACAACGTCGCCGACTTCATGGTGAGCCGGCTGCGCCAGCTGCCCGTGCGGACCCAGCACCTGCTGCAACTGGCCGCGTGCGTGGGCAACGTCTTCCCGCGCCAGCTGCTGGTCATCCTCTCCGGCGCGGAGCCGGGCGAGGTGGAGTCGGGACTCGAGGAGGCGATCCGCGAGGGCATGCTGGTGCGCAAGGGCCCCGAGCAGTGCCGCTTCCTCCATGATCGCATCCAGCAGGCGGCCCATGACCTCATCGCCGAGCCGGAGCGCAAGGCCGTCCACCTGCGCATCGGCCGCCTGCTGCTGGCGAGCCTGTCACCGGAGGAGCTCCGCGAGCAGCTCTTCGATGTGGTGAGGCAGCTCGACGCGGGCGTGGAGCTGATCGTCGACGCGAGCGAGCGCCACCGTGTCGCCCGGCTGAACGCCGAGGCGGGCTGGAAGGCCCGGGCCTCGACCGCGTTCCGCTCGGCCGCGGACTTCTTCGCGCTGGCCTTCTCGCTCCTTCCGGGCGAGCCCTGGCAGACGGATCCGGAGCTGGCCTTCAAGCTCCAGCTGGACCAGGCCCACAGTGAGTTCATGAGCGGCAACGCCACCGAGGCGCGCCGGCTGGTGGAGGTGCTGCGGCCCCGGGCCCGGGCGCGCGTGGACCTCGCGGCGGTCTACCGTCTGGAGAGCGAGCTGCTCCTCGCCGCCAATGAGATCCAGGGCGCCAAGACCTGTCTGCTGGAGGCCCTGACCTGGCTCGGCATGCCCCTGCCTCCCAACCCCTCGCGCAGGGAGGTGGTGACCGCCAACGACGAGGTGTGGGCCCTGCTGGGTGAGCGCTCCATCGAGCAACTCGTCGAGCTGCCGCTCATGACGGATCCCGACATGAAGGCGGTGATGGACGTGCTCGGCGCGCTGTTCACGCCGGCCATCTTCACGGACGAGAACCTGCTCATCCTCCACCTGTGCCGGATGGTGTCCCTGAGCCTCCAGTACGGCAATACCGAGGCCTCCGTGCATGGGTACGGCTGGTACGGGCTGATGCAGGGGGCCATCTTCAACCGGTACCGGGAAGGCCATGCCTTCGGCGTGCTCGCGAGCGAGCTGGTGGAGCGCCACGGCTTCTCCGCCGCGCGGGGGCGGGCGCTGTACGCCCTGGAGCTGAACAGCTATTGGGTGCGCCCCCTCTCCTACGCGCTGGAGGTCGTCCGCGACGCCTTCCAACAGGCGCTGCAGGGCGGGGACTTCCAGGTCGCCTGCTACTGCAGCAACCACATCGTCACGGACCGCCTCGTCCTGGGACACCCGCTGGAGGACGTGTACCAGGAGACCCTCACGCGGCTCGACTTCGCGCGCCAGTCCGGCTTCCAGGCCGCGCAGGACGTCATCATCCATTCCCAGCGCTACGTGCAGCAGCTGCGCGGGCTGTCGCGCTCGTTCGACACGATGAACGGCGACGGCTTCGACGAGGACGCCTTCGAGGCCAGCCTCACCGTGCACCACATGAGCACCATGCGGTGCTGGTACTGGATCCTCAAGATGCAGTCGCGCTTCATGTGCGGCGCCTACGGGCAGGCGCTGGAGGCGGGGGATCAGGCCGCGGAGCTCACCTGGTCCACGCTCGGCCACATCCAGCTCTTGAACTTCCACCTCTACCGGGCCCTGGCGCTGGCGGCCTGCTACCCGGTGGCGGCGCCCCAGGAGCAGCGGCAGTACCTCGACACCATGTGGCAGCACCAGCAACAGCTGGCGGAGTGGGCGGGCCTGTGTCCCGACAGCTTCCGCGCCGCCGAGCGGATGGTCTCCGCGGAGCTCTCCCGCCTCACGGGTGGCATGGAAGAGGCGCTCCGGGCCTACGAGGAGGCCATCCACTCCGCTCGCGCGCACGGCTTCATCCAGAACGTCGGCCTCGCCAACGAGCTGGCGGCGAGATTCTGGCGTGAGCGCCGGGTCCCCACCCTCGCCGACACCTATGCCCGGCATGCGCGCGAGGCCTATCTGAAGTGGGGGGCCCTGGGGAAGGTCCGTCACCTGGAGGCACTGTGGCCCCAGCTGGTGCCCCTGTCGGACCTTCAGGCTTCCCCCTCCGAGACGGAGGCGGTCCAACAGTTCGACGCGCTCGCCGTGGTGAGGGCCCAGCGGGCCATCTCCGGAGAGCTGGACCTCGAGCGGCTGGCGGCGACGCTGGTGCGCGTGGCCACCGAGCACGCGGGAGCCACCCAGGGCGCCCTGCTGCTCGTCAACGACGGCGGCCTCTCGGTCGCGGCGCTCCTGGAGGCCCGCGAGGAGGAGCTGCCCGGGAGCGTGATCTCCTACGTCGAGCGCACCCGGGAGCACGTGCTCATCGCGGACACCGCTCTGCCCCACCCCTTCTCGTCCGAGCTCGCCCTCGAGCGCGGCCAGCTCCGCTCGGTGCTCTGCCTGCCCCTGG
The sequence above is drawn from the Archangium gephyra genome and encodes:
- a CDS encoding sensor histidine kinase, whose product is MKRDEARRPQALDRSLLLDTPPEPDYDELVRLAAVSCGTPIALISLVEPNRQWFRASVGLHGPSETERVTSFCTQALQREGVFLVEDVLADERFSTHPLVQGESFIRFYAGVPLQTEDGAFIGMLCVLDRRPRGWSESQRRGLSGLKRQLELLLRARTQVRRLQERNTELEQAQERMRSLNAFLQAEMRERQRIERQLLDQQELLTSILAHIPHSVFWKDRNSVFLGCNQQFARDMGVSSPLEIIGRTDLDLPGAGPHADVYRRDDREVLESGVSRLAFEEPLHRADGEASWVLTSKVPLKDSEGTVKGLVGIYVDISERRRQEATLQETKGLIERHAAHLEEQVREAHERTLHLMEHSREVVFVLDAAGSVLEVNPVAERLLGISREQLLGTSFEALAPEDERGPLRRMLKDLRVRGTVRLEEQGLRSAGGERVTLGIAASLQVSGTARRLLIVGDDLTEKRRLEQQNIQNDRLVAMGALAAGIAHEINNPTSYVLSNLSYLQEWRDELERELATVPGLPSRLAETLSEVKEVLAECLVGGQRIRDIVRDMRFFSHTAGEELAPVDIHSCLDVVLRMAHNELKHTARLERHYAESLPPVSASEGRLSQVFLNLIINAAQAMRSGGTERNVLRVGTAVEGERVRIDISDTGHGIPPEVLPRIFEPFFTTKPAGAGTGLGLSISQSIIQKMGGEMRVKSEPGRGTTFSLLLPVLV
- a CDS encoding trifunctional serine/threonine-protein kinase/ATP-binding protein/sensor histidine kinase, giving the protein MRVPPGDPLHRGPEEALGPFRLPQRLYGREAHVAALLRGFERVTRECQSELILVRGYSGIGKSSVVHALQEPVLRRQGFFLSGKSEQFQGDIPYATLAQALGGLTQQLLAGPDEQLARWRERLREAWGEQGQVLVDVVPQLERVVGRQPAVPELPPGDALYRFHRLFQKFLGVFATPEHPLVVFLDDLQWADLASLRLLQHLLTHPETPPLLLLGVYRDNEVGPTHPLSLMLTELRRAKVRMTDIWLEPLSPEHIQQLIADSLPGAGESTVGPLSAVAHEKTGGNPFFLTQFMLTLHRDGLLTRTAEGGWRWDAAGVRAQDYSDNVADFMVSRLRQLPVRTQHLLQLAACVGNVFPRQLLVILSGAEPGEVESGLEEAIREGMLVRKGPEQCRFLHDRIQQAAHDLIAEPERKAVHLRIGRLLLASLSPEELREQLFDVVRQLDAGVELIVDASERHRVARLNAEAGWKARASTAFRSAADFFALAFSLLPGEPWQTDPELAFKLQLDQAHSEFMSGNATEARRLVEVLRPRARARVDLAAVYRLESELLLAANEIQGAKTCLLEALTWLGMPLPPNPSRREVVTANDEVWALLGERSIEQLVELPLMTDPDMKAVMDVLGALFTPAIFTDENLLILHLCRMVSLSLQYGNTEASVHGYGWYGLMQGAIFNRYREGHAFGVLASELVERHGFSAARGRALYALELNSYWVRPLSYALEVVRDAFQQALQGGDFQVACYCSNHIVTDRLVLGHPLEDVYQETLTRLDFARQSGFQAAQDVIIHSQRYVQQLRGLSRSFDTMNGDGFDEDAFEASLTVHHMSTMRCWYWILKMQSRFMCGAYGQALEAGDQAAELTWSTLGHIQLLNFHLYRALALAACYPVAAPQEQRQYLDTMWQHQQQLAEWAGLCPDSFRAAERMVSAELSRLTGGMEEALRAYEEAIHSARAHGFIQNVGLANELAARFWRERRVPTLADTYARHAREAYLKWGALGKVRHLEALWPQLVPLSDLQASPSETEAVQQFDALAVVRAQRAISGELDLERLAATLVRVATEHAGATQGALLLVNDGGLSVAALLEAREEELPGSVISYVERTREHVLIADTALPHPFSSELALERGQLRSVLCLPLVHQEAFQGVLYLGNTLSAHTFTPARLALLGQLVAQAATSLENARRHAGVQRAEASLRSAHDALAQRLEEQAWELKQAQARLVDAARETGTAEVAANVLHNMGNVLTSAVLNAQILRDKVDNSRMVRLKQLTGLLEQHQGDLAGFLTKDPRGPQWVNYLSGLAEELLREHASMKESAGKLREHLEHMRAILQVQQAYARNSLLPEECDLAQLVEDALSIQLPALQRHGITVTRELRAQPRARLDKHRMLQILINLLTNARNAMSGLPETQRHLRVRLDAEGGTARIQVVDSGKGIAPEHRERLFSQGFTTREDGQGLGLYSSSLAAKSLGGRLTLDSEGPGKGATATLELPLA